A portion of the Corynebacterium ammoniagenes DSM 20306 genome contains these proteins:
- a CDS encoding TetR/AcrR family transcriptional regulator has product MARTSKKEEALQAALHIIELDGVQALTYEALAEATGMSKSGLIYHFPSRHEMLIDIHAWSAQRWEDELVSIAGKPASELDIKQRLRAVVLSLGKNDPVVELILSIHSKSHPDFSDQWAPVDTRWLPDASNPDLDPEILEISLIANSLWVYDHISQRSLAQSNRKRAVDNLLDRIDKV; this is encoded by the coding sequence GTGGCGCGGACGAGTAAGAAGGAAGAGGCTCTCCAAGCAGCCTTGCACATCATTGAACTCGATGGTGTGCAGGCCTTGACCTACGAGGCTTTGGCAGAAGCTACTGGCATGTCAAAGTCCGGGCTTATTTATCATTTTCCTTCTCGCCACGAGATGCTCATTGATATTCACGCCTGGTCAGCTCAGCGCTGGGAGGATGAACTGGTTTCCATCGCCGGCAAACCAGCATCTGAGCTCGATATCAAGCAGCGACTGCGCGCCGTGGTCTTGTCCCTGGGCAAAAACGATCCAGTCGTTGAGCTCATCCTGAGCATTCATTCCAAGTCTCACCCCGACTTTTCCGACCAATGGGCCCCGGTTGATACGCGATGGCTTCCCGATGCCTCCAACCCCGACCTTGACCCCGAGATCCTCGAAATTTCACTCATCGCCAATAGCCTGTGGGTCTACGACCACATCTCTCAACGGTCTCTTGCCCAATCCAACCGCAAACGCGCCGTCGACAATCTCTTAGATCGAATCGACAAGGTCTAG
- the otsB gene encoding trehalose-phosphatase: MSDFPIDFRESAKAEELIDKLASTPRLFVISDYDGTLAHHSTDIYGVEVNHDSIDALGAFAQLPDTFAAALSGRHLDGLKQVFPLRDPVMLGGSHGAETEGEETPFDEDMQRFLERVGGELEAIAADYEGVFVESKPFHRGLHVKALAERNPQQAEEALERGRAVDPGEYFLTEGKNIVEFSATTATKGKWIDAERQAVDATAVVFLGDDVTDEQGFDVLNQPTDLGVKVGAGATAAYLRVADIDEVATFLQALLTARQNFLAARQ, translated from the coding sequence ATGTCTGACTTCCCCATTGATTTTCGTGAATCGGCGAAGGCCGAAGAACTCATCGACAAGCTGGCGAGCACCCCTCGTTTGTTTGTCATCTCTGATTATGATGGCACGCTAGCCCACCACTCCACCGATATCTACGGCGTGGAGGTCAACCACGATTCGATCGATGCGCTCGGCGCTTTTGCCCAGCTGCCCGATACGTTCGCAGCCGCGCTCTCGGGACGGCATTTAGATGGCTTAAAGCAGGTCTTTCCGCTGCGCGACCCGGTGATGCTCGGCGGCTCTCACGGCGCGGAGACTGAAGGGGAAGAAACACCTTTCGATGAAGATATGCAGCGCTTCCTCGAGCGCGTCGGCGGTGAGCTGGAAGCTATCGCGGCCGATTATGAGGGGGTGTTCGTTGAGTCCAAGCCTTTCCACCGTGGCCTGCACGTCAAGGCTTTGGCGGAGCGTAACCCGCAGCAAGCTGAAGAGGCACTCGAGCGCGGTCGCGCCGTCGATCCCGGCGAGTATTTCCTGACCGAAGGCAAAAACATCGTGGAATTTTCTGCGACCACCGCTACCAAGGGCAAGTGGATTGACGCCGAGCGCCAAGCTGTCGATGCCACCGCCGTGGTCTTTTTAGGCGATGACGTCACCGACGAGCAGGGCTTCGACGTGCTGAACCAACCGACGGATCTCGGGGTCAAAGTCGGCGCTGGCGCAACCGCTGCCTACCTGCGCGTGGCCGATATTGATGAGGTCGCTACCTTCTTGCAGGCTTTGCTGACAGCGCGTCAGAATTTCCTCGCGGCGCGGCAATAG
- the thrE gene encoding threonine/serine exporter ThrE — protein sequence MTDQDSTVHGILTGEFPEGFLNTDHVATVDTAMAAPPPSPLAPVDLTDPAQVTGVMEIAARIGEILIFSGSSNSDARAQVYLAAASYGLHYCHVDIVMNTITIHTNIGTGSKRQPLTVVRSARKWTINFTRLSAVDRLIRSIHTGFTPPSVAEQALDDIEAMKSPRTIFTELLGWATMGGAFSVMLGGNVFVAIMSFFVAFAIIGVVIAMETMRIPPFYHNIVGGFMAVVPAAVVYNIASSLGLSFSPSQVIGMGIIVLVAGLTLVQSIIDGITRAPVTSTARFFEALLSTAAIVGGVGLGIQFSEWIGYPLPPLASMSAPVYYEVPLLVIAGGIGSAGLAYACHAAWKEVLISGATAAAGMLFYYFVVIPFGTGVVVASGVSAIVVGLAGGLLARRYYIPPLITMVVGYTPMLPGLTLYRGMYASLNEQFITGMANLATALAIAGALAAGVLLGERGARRLRRPKHFRPYTAFKRIGRYSVNQAKDLAAKAQKIPRVPLAPLAPRANRPELPPIQGPTQAPEATTAIYADSTPTAQWEVQPSDHPYDESWPPRTTFPAQSWPDEEAPTVYTSPGTEEFIAQHAAAEEAQAQEDASADDAHSKDSPAEQE from the coding sequence ATGACGGATCAAGATTCCACGGTTCACGGCATTTTGACCGGTGAGTTCCCAGAGGGCTTTTTAAATACCGATCATGTTGCAACTGTCGATACGGCGATGGCGGCCCCGCCACCATCACCACTGGCACCGGTTGATTTGACGGACCCGGCGCAGGTAACGGGCGTGATGGAAATTGCCGCGCGCATCGGGGAGATTCTCATCTTTTCCGGCAGTTCAAACTCCGATGCCCGCGCGCAGGTGTACCTCGCCGCGGCCTCGTACGGCTTGCACTACTGCCACGTGGATATCGTCATGAACACAATTACGATCCACACCAATATTGGCACCGGTTCAAAACGACAGCCGCTCACAGTTGTGCGGTCAGCACGCAAGTGGACTATCAATTTCACGCGCTTATCAGCAGTCGACCGTCTTATCCGGTCGATCCACACGGGTTTTACCCCACCATCGGTCGCTGAGCAGGCGTTGGATGACATCGAAGCGATGAAATCCCCGCGCACCATCTTCACGGAGCTTCTTGGCTGGGCCACGATGGGTGGCGCTTTTTCGGTCATGCTGGGCGGCAACGTCTTTGTGGCCATCATGTCTTTCTTCGTGGCCTTTGCCATCATCGGCGTCGTCATCGCGATGGAGACCATGCGCATCCCGCCCTTTTACCACAATATTGTGGGCGGATTTATGGCCGTGGTACCCGCTGCGGTTGTCTACAACATTGCTTCATCCTTGGGCTTATCCTTCTCCCCCAGCCAGGTCATCGGTATGGGCATCATTGTCCTGGTTGCAGGGCTAACGCTGGTGCAATCAATTATCGATGGCATCACCAGGGCCCCAGTGACCTCCACCGCGCGCTTTTTCGAAGCACTACTATCCACCGCCGCCATCGTGGGCGGAGTTGGTTTGGGCATTCAGTTTTCCGAATGGATCGGATACCCACTACCACCATTGGCCTCCATGTCCGCGCCGGTGTACTACGAAGTCCCGCTTTTGGTCATCGCTGGCGGAATCGGCTCGGCCGGCCTCGCTTATGCCTGCCACGCAGCGTGGAAAGAAGTGCTCATCTCCGGCGCTACTGCCGCAGCCGGCATGCTCTTTTACTACTTTGTGGTCATTCCTTTTGGCACCGGCGTCGTCGTGGCCTCAGGAGTTTCCGCCATCGTCGTCGGCCTCGCCGGTGGTCTTTTAGCCCGTCGCTACTACATCCCGCCACTAATCACCATGGTCGTCGGCTATACCCCGATGCTGCCAGGTCTAACTTTGTACCGCGGCATGTATGCCTCGTTGAATGAGCAATTCATCACCGGCATGGCTAACTTGGCCACGGCTCTCGCCATTGCCGGGGCGCTGGCCGCCGGCGTGCTCTTGGGCGAGCGCGGGGCGCGGCGTTTGCGCCGACCCAAGCACTTCCGCCCGTACACGGCGTTTAAGCGCATCGGGCGCTACTCGGTCAACCAGGCGAAAGACCTCGCCGCCAAGGCACAAAAGATCCCGCGGGTTCCGCTGGCTCCCCTGGCACCACGCGCGAACCGACCCGAGCTGCCACCGATTCAAGGTCCAACACAAGCTCCCGAGGCAACCACCGCCATCTATGCCGACAGCACGCCGACCGCGCAGTGGGAAGTCCAGCCCAGCGATCACCCATATGACGAGTCCTGGCCACCACGAACGACCTTCCCCGCGCAGAGCTGGCCGGATGAAGAAGCCCCCACGGTGTATACCTCACCGGGCACCGAAGAGTTCATCGCACAGCATGCAGCAGCGGAAGAAGCCCAAGCGCAAGAAGACGCCTCAGCTGACGATGCACACAGCAAGGACTCCCCAGCCGAGCAAGAATAG
- a CDS encoding MFS transporter, with protein MTAGHTTRLRTARKEFHNNSTPAQRWSFFAAISLGLLMIGLDNSILFTALPTLTEELHAGETQQLWIINAYPLVLAGLLLGTGTLGDKIGHRRMFTTGLVIFGVASLAAAFSPTPAFLIGARAVLGLGAAVMMPATLALIRLTFTNEQERNTAIGIWGSVAVVGAAAGPVVGGALLEMWWWGSVFLINVPIVVIALIATALLAPPNMPNPTKHWDFSSSVYALIALAGLTLTIKEIANPNRSWVLVAAAFFACIIGGFLFVRRQNKLEEPLLTFDIFRNRLFIGGVIAASGAMFIMAGLEMITAQKLQLADDFSPFHAGVIVAVAAIAALPTSALGGANLHRIGFIPLISGGFLLSTLGTVLAMWSAHADSVAVLITGLIFLGAGAGATMSVSSIAIIGSVPMHRSGMAAGVEEVSYEFGTLLSVAFVGSLTPALYLSNLPANLKHMGTEALHGGLGHADASTAYASAYGTTVGCVAVFAFIFTLATLWCFRGNPKSGGNGGADE; from the coding sequence ATGACAGCAGGACACACTACGCGGCTGAGGACCGCGCGCAAAGAATTTCATAACAACTCCACACCAGCGCAGCGCTGGTCATTTTTCGCTGCCATTTCTTTAGGCCTGTTAATGATTGGCTTGGATAACTCCATCCTCTTTACCGCTCTTCCCACCCTGACCGAAGAGCTACACGCTGGAGAAACCCAACAACTGTGGATTATCAACGCCTATCCCCTGGTGCTTGCCGGCTTGTTGCTGGGCACCGGAACCCTAGGGGATAAAATTGGCCACCGCCGCATGTTCACCACCGGCCTGGTCATTTTCGGCGTCGCCTCGCTCGCCGCAGCGTTCTCCCCAACTCCCGCATTTTTGATTGGCGCTCGCGCGGTCTTGGGCCTTGGCGCTGCCGTGATGATGCCTGCTACTTTGGCGCTCATTCGCCTAACCTTCACAAATGAGCAAGAGCGCAATACCGCCATCGGCATTTGGGGATCGGTCGCCGTCGTCGGTGCCGCCGCGGGCCCGGTCGTTGGCGGCGCGCTACTGGAGATGTGGTGGTGGGGATCTGTCTTTCTCATCAACGTCCCCATCGTGGTCATCGCTTTAATCGCCACCGCGTTGCTGGCCCCACCAAATATGCCCAACCCGACTAAGCATTGGGATTTCAGCTCTTCTGTCTATGCGCTCATCGCTCTCGCGGGGCTTACCCTGACCATCAAGGAAATAGCCAACCCCAACCGCTCCTGGGTTCTGGTCGCTGCGGCGTTTTTCGCCTGCATCATTGGCGGATTCCTCTTTGTTCGCCGTCAGAATAAATTGGAAGAGCCTCTGTTGACCTTCGATATCTTCCGTAATCGTCTCTTCATCGGCGGCGTGATTGCTGCTTCGGGCGCGATGTTTATCATGGCCGGACTGGAGATGATCACGGCGCAAAAGCTTCAGCTTGCCGATGATTTCAGCCCCTTCCACGCCGGCGTCATCGTCGCCGTAGCGGCGATTGCCGCACTACCGACCTCCGCGCTCGGCGGCGCCAACTTGCACCGCATTGGCTTTATCCCGCTCATCTCTGGTGGCTTCTTGCTCAGCACGCTCGGCACCGTGCTGGCCATGTGGTCCGCACACGCCGATTCCGTAGCCGTGTTGATTACCGGCTTGATCTTCTTAGGCGCCGGCGCGGGTGCCACGATGTCGGTGTCCTCGATTGCGATCATCGGATCTGTTCCGATGCACCGTTCCGGCATGGCCGCCGGCGTAGAAGAAGTCTCCTACGAATTCGGCACCCTTTTGTCCGTAGCCTTCGTCGGATCGCTCACCCCAGCGCTCTACCTGTCTAACCTGCCTGCGAACCTCAAGCACATGGGCACCGAAGCTCTGCACGGTGGCCTTGGTCATGCGGATGCATCGACCGCGTATGCTTCTGCTTACGGCACCACCGTGGGATGTGTAGCAGTATTTGCATTCATCTTCACGCTGGCCACGCTCTGGTGCTTCCGAGGAAACCCAAAGTCAGGAGGAAACGGTGGCGCGGACGAGTAA
- a CDS encoding alpha,alpha-trehalose-phosphate synthase (UDP-forming) has translation MSETATGAEATGTTAAGNNSFVVVANRLPVDMILEPDGTKSWQESPGGLVSALSPVLEKHQGCWVGWPGVADEAPEPFRTERGVLLHPVELTHYDYEEFYEGFSNATLWPLYHNLIVTPEFNRSWWDAYRDVNLRFATEVATVAAPNATVWVQDYQLQLVPGILRQIRPDLTIGFFLHIPFPPSEIYRQLPWRDEILRGLLDADLIGFHLEANVRNFVELCRAYDLEVSGEIKIREAGITITAANGHEIGVGVFPISIDTSAIAATLAANSHHEAHEELEQIHRDMGSPSTVFLGVDRLDYTKGILQRLLAFEELLDSGALDPSEVALVQLATPSRERIDSYRITRSKVEEAVGRINGRFAQIGRPVVHYQHRSVTKDVLLRYYRLADIMLVTPFRDGMNLVAKEFVATRADSSGALVLSEFAGAADELDQAHLCNPFDIEDIKKAMLQATWGLDDNPEAMKERMSAMYNQVIEHDVDLWANSFLGALDKSRP, from the coding sequence ATGAGCGAGACCGCCACGGGCGCTGAAGCCACTGGTACTACAGCTGCTGGCAATAACAGTTTTGTTGTCGTTGCCAACCGGCTACCCGTCGACATGATTTTGGAACCCGACGGCACCAAGTCCTGGCAGGAATCCCCAGGTGGTTTGGTATCTGCGCTCTCCCCAGTCCTGGAAAAACACCAGGGCTGCTGGGTTGGCTGGCCAGGCGTTGCTGATGAAGCCCCGGAGCCTTTTCGCACCGAACGCGGAGTCCTGCTGCACCCAGTAGAGCTAACGCACTATGACTACGAAGAGTTCTACGAAGGCTTTTCTAATGCCACACTGTGGCCGCTGTACCACAATTTGATTGTCACCCCAGAGTTCAATCGTTCCTGGTGGGATGCCTACCGCGACGTGAACCTGCGCTTTGCCACCGAGGTGGCAACGGTGGCAGCGCCCAATGCCACCGTGTGGGTCCAGGACTATCAGCTGCAGCTGGTGCCGGGAATTTTGCGCCAGATACGCCCCGATCTCACCATCGGGTTCTTCCTGCACATCCCGTTCCCGCCGTCGGAAATCTATCGCCAGCTCCCGTGGCGCGATGAAATCCTGCGCGGGCTACTCGATGCCGACCTCATTGGCTTTCATCTGGAAGCCAATGTTCGCAACTTCGTTGAATTGTGCCGCGCCTATGACTTGGAAGTCAGCGGAGAGATCAAGATTCGGGAAGCCGGCATCACCATCACCGCAGCCAATGGGCACGAAATCGGGGTGGGCGTCTTTCCCATCTCCATTGACACTTCGGCTATCGCCGCGACGCTAGCCGCAAACTCCCACCACGAAGCGCACGAAGAGCTCGAGCAGATTCACCGCGACATGGGCTCGCCGTCCACGGTCTTTTTAGGCGTAGACCGCTTGGATTACACCAAGGGCATCTTGCAGCGACTGCTAGCTTTTGAAGAACTCCTTGATTCTGGAGCCCTCGACCCGTCTGAGGTTGCGTTGGTGCAGTTAGCAACGCCGTCGCGAGAGCGCATCGATAGCTATCGCATTACCCGGTCCAAGGTGGAAGAAGCCGTCGGCCGCATCAATGGTCGCTTCGCACAAATTGGCCGCCCAGTGGTGCACTACCAGCACCGTTCGGTAACCAAAGACGTCTTGCTGCGCTACTACCGCTTGGCAGATATCATGCTGGTCACGCCATTTCGCGATGGTATGAACTTGGTCGCCAAAGAATTTGTGGCCACCCGCGCGGACTCGTCCGGTGCCTTGGTGCTGTCAGAATTCGCCGGCGCCGCGGATGAGTTGGACCAAGCGCATCTGTGCAATCCCTTTGATATCGAAGACATCAAAAAGGCCATGCTGCAGGCAACGTGGGGCTTAGATGATAATCCGGAGGCGATGAAAGAGCGCATGTCCGCGATGTATAACCAGGTCATTGAGCATGATGTTGACCTGTGGGCGAATTCCTTTTTAGGAGCCTTGGATAAATCACGCCCGTAA